A single Sphingomonas kaistensis DNA region contains:
- the rpmB gene encoding 50S ribosomal protein L28, with translation MARVCELTGKGRQVGNNVSHANNKTKRTFLPNLQNVTLISDELGKSVKLRVSTHGLRSVEHNGGLDNWLKKTGEEKLGTEARKLKRELAKKAKAAAA, from the coding sequence ATGGCACGCGTGTGCGAGCTGACCGGCAAGGGCCGTCAGGTGGGCAACAATGTTTCCCACGCGAACAACAAGACCAAGCGGACGTTTCTGCCGAATCTGCAGAACGTGACGCTGATCAGCGACGAGCTCGGCAAGAGCGTCAAGCTGCGCGTGTCGACCCACGGTCTGCGCTCGGTCGAGCATAACGGCGGTCTCGACAATTGGCTCAAGAAGACGGGCGAAGAGAAGCTCGGCACCGAAGCCCGCAAGCTGAAGCGCGAGCTCGCCAAGAAGGCGAAGGCCGCCGCGGCCTGA
- a CDS encoding VOC family protein — MNKLTTVLWFDHGQAREAAEFYAATFPDSHVGTAAKAPSDYPDGQAGNEITVDFTVLGRAFSGLNGGPNFTPNESVSFMVVTEDQAETDRYWNAIVGNGGRTSDCGWCKDKWGFSWQITPRILLDCLSEGGGKAKRAFEAMMTMQKIDVAAIERAAVGETADA, encoded by the coding sequence TTGAACAAGCTCACCACCGTCTTGTGGTTCGACCACGGCCAAGCACGCGAAGCCGCCGAGTTCTACGCCGCGACCTTTCCCGACAGCCATGTCGGCACCGCCGCCAAGGCGCCGTCCGACTATCCCGACGGCCAGGCCGGCAACGAGATCACGGTCGATTTCACCGTGCTCGGTCGCGCCTTTTCCGGCCTCAACGGCGGCCCCAACTTCACGCCCAACGAATCGGTCAGCTTCATGGTGGTGACGGAAGACCAGGCCGAGACTGACCGCTACTGGAACGCCATCGTCGGGAACGGCGGCCGGACAAGCGACTGCGGCTGGTGCAAGGACAAATGGGGCTTTTCCTGGCAGATCACGCCGCGGATCCTGCTCGATTGCTTGAGCGAGGGCGGCGGCAAGGCCAAGCGCGCCTTTGAAGCGATGATGACCATGCAGAAGATCGACGTCGCCGCCATCGAGCGCGCGGCGGTGGGGGAAACGGCCGATGCGTAA
- a CDS encoding nucleoside deaminase, whose amino-acid sequence MSFPLPPPMRRALDLAAQAARAGEVPVGAVVTRGGRVVAEGVNRMRAGNDPTAHAEMVALRAAAAVLGTSRLDQCSLWVSLEPCAMCAGAIALARIKELRFAAEDPKGGAVVNGPRLFGQPTCHHHPDVLGGIGEDEAAAQLRRFFAERR is encoded by the coding sequence ATGAGCTTCCCGCTGCCCCCGCCGATGCGCCGCGCGCTTGATCTCGCGGCCCAGGCGGCGCGCGCGGGCGAGGTGCCGGTCGGTGCCGTCGTGACCCGCGGCGGCCGGGTCGTGGCCGAAGGTGTGAACCGGATGCGCGCGGGGAACGATCCCACCGCCCATGCCGAGATGGTGGCGCTGCGGGCCGCCGCCGCCGTCCTCGGCACCAGCCGGCTCGACCAATGCAGCTTGTGGGTCAGTCTCGAACCTTGCGCCATGTGCGCCGGGGCGATCGCGCTGGCCCGGATCAAGGAACTGCGGTTCGCCGCCGAGGACCCCAAGGGCGGCGCGGTGGTGAATGGGCCGCGCCTGTTCGGCCAGCCTACCTGTCATCATCATCCCGACGTGCTTGGCGGGATCGGCGAGGACGAAGCGGCGGCGCAATTGCGCCGGTTTTTCGCCGAGCGAAGGTGA
- the cobS gene encoding cobaltochelatase subunit CobS: protein MADMSNENQMPSGETLMAAPDKMLKVRDAFGIDSDMEVPAFSEADERVPDLDPAYVFDPDTTLAICAGFSRNRRVMVQGYHGTGKSTHIEQVAARLKWPCIRINLDAHISRIDLIGRDAIVLRDGQQVTEFREGLLPWALQHPVALVFDEYDAGRPDVMFVIQRVLEVEGKLTLLDQNRVIRPNPNFRMFATTNTIGLGDTTGLYHGTQALNQGQLDRWNIVTTLNYLPAATEAQIVLAKSGEYDKPDGRKTVEQMVKVADLTRSAFINGDISTVMSPRTVISWAQNALIFGDVGFAFRVSFLNKCDESERGLIAEMYQRVFGKDLPESVAGKA from the coding sequence ATGGCCGACATGTCGAACGAAAATCAGATGCCAAGCGGCGAAACGCTGATGGCGGCGCCCGACAAGATGCTGAAGGTGCGCGACGCCTTCGGCATCGACAGCGACATGGAGGTGCCGGCCTTTTCCGAAGCCGACGAGCGCGTCCCCGACCTCGACCCGGCCTATGTGTTCGATCCCGACACAACGCTCGCCATCTGCGCCGGCTTCTCGCGCAACCGCCGGGTGATGGTCCAGGGCTATCACGGCACCGGCAAGTCGACTCATATCGAGCAGGTCGCGGCACGGCTGAAGTGGCCGTGCATCCGGATCAACCTCGATGCGCACATCAGCCGCATCGATCTCATCGGCCGCGACGCCATCGTCCTGCGCGATGGGCAGCAGGTCACCGAATTTCGCGAAGGCCTGCTACCGTGGGCGCTGCAGCACCCGGTCGCCCTGGTGTTCGACGAATATGACGCCGGCCGCCCGGACGTCATGTTCGTCATCCAGCGCGTGCTGGAGGTAGAGGGCAAGCTGACCCTGCTCGACCAGAACCGGGTGATCCGCCCCAACCCCAATTTCCGGATGTTCGCGACGACCAACACCATTGGCCTCGGCGACACCACCGGGCTGTATCACGGGACGCAGGCGCTCAATCAGGGCCAGCTCGACCGCTGGAACATCGTCACCACGCTGAACTACCTGCCCGCCGCGACCGAAGCGCAGATCGTGCTCGCCAAGTCGGGCGAATATGACAAGCCCGACGGTCGCAAGACGGTGGAGCAGATGGTCAAGGTCGCCGACCTTACCCGCTCGGCCTTCATCAACGGCGATATCTCGACCGTCATGAGCCCGCGCACCGTCATCAGCTGGGCGCAGAATGCGCTGATCTTCGGCGACGTCGGCTTCGCCTTCCGCGTGTCGTTCCTCAACAAGTGCGACGAGAGCGAGCGCGGGCTGATCGCGGAAATGTACCAGCGCGTGTTCGGCAAGGACCTGCCGGAGAGCGTGGCCGGAAAGGCCTAG
- a CDS encoding OmpA family protein → MMTKGKKLTVGLLAASLMTTAACTTNPETGNRRLSQTGLGAILGAAGGYLVGDIVGGRNSRTEQIIGAGIGGLAGAAVGRYMDQQEAELRRETAGTGVDVIRQGDDLILRMPSGITFAYDRYDIQPQFQSTLNEVASTLAQYNQSYIDIYGHTDSSGSDSYNQTLSERRAESVANYLASRGVVRARMATRGFGESQLLVNPEVSEADRAANRRVEIKVVPLRQ, encoded by the coding sequence ATGATGACCAAGGGAAAGAAACTGACGGTCGGCCTGCTCGCCGCCTCGCTGATGACCACCGCGGCCTGCACCACCAATCCCGAGACCGGCAATCGCCGGCTGAGCCAGACCGGCCTTGGTGCCATCCTCGGCGCGGCGGGCGGTTATCTGGTGGGTGACATCGTCGGCGGCCGCAACAGCCGCACCGAACAGATTATCGGCGCCGGCATCGGCGGTCTCGCGGGCGCGGCGGTCGGCCGCTACATGGACCAGCAGGAAGCCGAGCTGCGCCGCGAGACGGCCGGCACGGGCGTCGACGTCATCCGCCAGGGCGACGACCTGATCCTGCGCATGCCGAGCGGGATCACCTTCGCCTACGACCGCTACGACATCCAGCCGCAGTTTCAGTCGACCCTGAACGAGGTCGCCAGCACGCTGGCCCAGTACAATCAGAGCTATATCGACATCTACGGCCACACCGATTCGAGCGGCTCCGACAGCTACAACCAGACGCTGTCCGAGCGGCGCGCCGAATCGGTCGCCAACTATCTCGCCAGCCGCGGCGTGGTCCGCGCCCGCATGGCGACTCGCGGCTTCGGCGAATCGCAGCTGCTGGTGAACCCGGAAGTGAGCGAGGCCGATCGCGCCGCCAATCGCCGGGTCGAAATTAAGGTCGTTCCGCTGCGTCAGTAA
- a CDS encoding esterase-like activity of phytase family protein: MLLASDSPPGWPDRDPRPPRIARLIVQPLAVNGEPGGGVRVTGAWTLTSDDPRVMGLSALAVLPGGRLQALSDSGALVTFAKPGGPTQAWVSDLPAGPGYPTFKKYRDSEAMIVDADGLGRLIAFENRHSLWRFEAEGSAKRFPLKLPTGQWSRNKGIEAIVRDPADGSLLLLHEGGHLVLRVSDSPTPEQLPLTGATGGIADAVRLPDGRIVVAVREIGLNGLANKLAWLEPTRTGYRLRNFATLPLGFFDNIEGLAAEQAPDGRTVLWAITDNDGWRRTLLVRMTLDTTKAPARAGA, translated from the coding sequence TTGCTGCTCGCCAGCGACAGCCCGCCTGGGTGGCCCGACCGCGATCCTCGGCCGCCACGGATTGCCCGCCTCATTGTTCAGCCGCTCGCCGTGAACGGCGAGCCGGGTGGCGGCGTCCGAGTGACCGGCGCCTGGACGCTGACCTCCGACGACCCGCGCGTAATGGGCCTGTCAGCGTTGGCGGTGCTGCCCGGCGGCCGGTTGCAGGCACTGAGCGACAGCGGCGCGCTGGTGACCTTTGCCAAGCCCGGAGGTCCCACGCAGGCGTGGGTAAGCGATCTCCCCGCCGGTCCGGGCTATCCCACGTTCAAAAAATATCGCGATTCGGAAGCGATGATCGTCGATGCCGACGGGCTTGGGAGACTGATCGCCTTCGAGAATCGCCACAGCCTGTGGCGGTTCGAGGCGGAGGGGTCAGCAAAGCGATTTCCGCTCAAGCTGCCGACCGGACAGTGGAGCCGCAACAAGGGGATCGAGGCGATCGTCCGCGACCCCGCCGACGGCTCCCTGCTGCTGCTCCACGAGGGCGGGCACCTCGTGCTGCGAGTAAGTGATTCGCCGACCCCCGAGCAATTACCACTGACGGGCGCGACCGGTGGGATCGCCGACGCGGTGCGGTTGCCCGATGGCCGGATCGTGGTTGCGGTGCGGGAGATCGGGCTCAACGGCCTAGCCAACAAGCTGGCCTGGCTGGAGCCCACCCGCACCGGCTATCGCCTGCGCAACTTCGCGACGCTGCCGCTGGGGTTTTTCGACAATATCGAGGGGCTGGCCGCCGAGCAGGCTCCGGACGGACGCACCGTCCTGTGGGCCATCACCGACAATGACGGGTGGCGGCGCACCCTGCTCGTTCGCATGACGCTGGACACAACAAAGGCCCCGGCACGAGCCGGAGCCTGA
- a CDS encoding winged helix-turn-helix transcriptional regulator: MELEKLTNKRPSEPRRGYGDACGTAHGLELVGDRWALLVMRELMLGARRFSDLKRDLPGISANVLKQRLDELEARGLLAKIRLPPPAARDAYQATDWGLEIEPVLQTLGRFAARSPGHDPTLPLSPVSLMMSFRTMIDAAKAERFAARIGVLNGEDSFVVTVKDQQLTVERRPATGVDATIAGSPEHIAAVVYGGAPADGLAIEGDEALARRFLTLFTLPPKVETTRAAS, translated from the coding sequence GTGGAGTTAGAAAAACTAACCAATAAGCGACCAAGCGAGCCCCGGCGGGGATATGGCGACGCGTGCGGAACGGCACATGGGCTGGAGCTGGTCGGCGATCGCTGGGCGCTGCTGGTGATGCGCGAGCTGATGCTTGGTGCGCGGCGGTTCTCGGACCTGAAGCGTGACCTGCCGGGGATCAGCGCCAACGTGCTGAAGCAGCGATTGGACGAACTCGAGGCACGCGGGTTGCTCGCCAAGATCCGCCTGCCCCCGCCCGCCGCGCGCGACGCTTATCAAGCGACCGACTGGGGCCTGGAGATCGAGCCGGTGCTCCAGACCCTCGGCCGCTTCGCCGCGCGCAGCCCGGGGCACGATCCGACGTTGCCGCTTAGTCCGGTGTCGCTGATGATGAGCTTCCGGACGATGATCGACGCCGCCAAGGCGGAGCGGTTCGCGGCAAGGATCGGCGTGCTGAACGGCGAGGACAGCTTCGTCGTCACCGTGAAGGACCAGCAACTGACGGTCGAACGGCGCCCTGCCACGGGTGTCGACGCGACGATCGCCGGCTCGCCCGAACACATCGCCGCGGTGGTCTATGGCGGCGCCCCGGCCGATGGTCTCGCTATCGAAGGAGACGAAGCGCTCGCAAGGCGTTTCCTCACTCTCTTCACCCTGCCCCCGAAGGTTGAGACCACGCGGGCCGCCAGCTAA
- a CDS encoding DUF1428 domain-containing protein — translation MTYVEGFVTAIPTANKERYLAHARAAAAIIMEKGATRFVETWGDDVPRGQTNDLWGAVQAKEDETVLFSWFEYPDKAARDAANKAMMEDPRMEDMAKDMPFDGSRMIYAGFEVINEDGPGGRLGYLDGVVVPAKSEKKDAYVAFSKQAAKVFIENGATRVVDAWGDDVPDGKQTDYKRATHLQDGEQVAYGWIEWPSKEVRDSAWAKVMEDERLSGGGDRGMDGKRMMFGGFAPLLEV, via the coding sequence ATGACCTATGTCGAAGGCTTCGTCACCGCGATCCCGACCGCCAACAAGGAGAGGTATCTCGCCCACGCCCGCGCGGCGGCGGCGATCATCATGGAAAAGGGCGCCACTCGTTTTGTCGAGACCTGGGGCGACGATGTCCCGCGTGGGCAGACCAACGACCTGTGGGGCGCGGTCCAGGCCAAAGAGGACGAGACCGTCTTGTTCAGCTGGTTCGAATACCCCGACAAGGCCGCCCGCGACGCCGCCAACAAGGCCATGATGGAAGATCCGCGCATGGAAGATATGGCCAAGGACATGCCGTTCGACGGCAGCCGGATGATCTATGCCGGGTTCGAAGTCATCAACGAGGATGGGCCGGGCGGGCGCCTCGGCTATCTCGACGGCGTGGTGGTCCCGGCGAAGTCCGAGAAGAAAGACGCCTATGTCGCCTTCAGCAAGCAGGCCGCGAAGGTCTTCATCGAAAATGGTGCGACCCGCGTGGTCGACGCGTGGGGCGACGACGTCCCCGACGGCAAGCAGACCGATTACAAGCGCGCCACCCACCTCCAGGACGGCGAACAGGTCGCTTACGGCTGGATCGAATGGCCTTCCAAGGAAGTGCGCGATTCGGCCTGGGCCAAGGTCATGGAGGACGAGCGCCTGTCCGGCGGCGGCGACCGTGGGATGGACGGCAAGCGCATGATGTTCGGCGGCTTCGCGCCGCTGCTGGAGGTCTGA
- a CDS encoding VOC family protein, with translation MADQNGNFIWYELLTPDPDSAKAFYDAVVGWDIEPQPAGPLDYRMIRRGDGGDAGGVMRLMANKQAGGARPVWLGYLPVEDVDATIAAIKSDGGQVHMPATDMAGVGRIAMVTDPAGAAFYIMRPVPPEGQPDAVSDVFSVDRPQHVRWNELTTSDPGGAVNFYRRHFGWSQEGSMPMGELGDYRFLQDGDVGIGAIMGLIPPNTRPQWSYYFGVEDIDRAAETIRSAGGTITAEPMEIPGGEYSLSAIDPQGTSFGLVGPRKA, from the coding sequence ATGGCCGATCAGAACGGCAATTTCATCTGGTATGAATTGCTCACCCCCGATCCCGATTCGGCCAAGGCCTTTTATGACGCCGTGGTTGGCTGGGACATCGAGCCGCAGCCCGCGGGTCCGCTTGACTATCGCATGATCCGGCGCGGCGACGGCGGCGATGCCGGCGGCGTGATGCGGTTGATGGCCAACAAGCAGGCCGGGGGCGCCCGCCCGGTCTGGCTCGGCTATCTTCCGGTCGAAGATGTCGATGCAACGATCGCGGCGATCAAAAGCGACGGAGGCCAGGTCCACATGCCCGCGACCGACATGGCGGGCGTCGGGCGGATCGCGATGGTTACCGATCCCGCCGGCGCGGCCTTTTACATCATGCGTCCGGTCCCGCCCGAAGGGCAGCCCGATGCCGTCAGCGACGTCTTCTCGGTCGACCGACCGCAGCATGTCCGCTGGAATGAGCTGACCACGTCCGATCCCGGTGGCGCGGTGAATTTCTACCGACGCCACTTCGGCTGGAGCCAGGAAGGCTCGATGCCGATGGGCGAGCTTGGCGACTATCGCTTCCTTCAGGATGGCGACGTCGGGATCGGTGCGATCATGGGGCTGATCCCGCCCAACACCCGGCCGCAATGGTCCTATTACTTCGGTGTCGAGGACATCGACCGGGCGGCGGAGACGATCCGCAGCGCCGGTGGCACCATCACCGCCGAACCGATGGAGATACCGGGAGGCGAATACAGCCTGTCCGCCATCGATCCGCAGGGCACGAGCTTCGGCCTCGTCGGGCCCCGCAAGGCGTAA
- a CDS encoding VOC family protein, whose amino-acid sequence MARMIFINLPVADVAKATAFYEAIGLTKNPAFSNDVASAMVWSDIIHVMLLSRDFFATFTPKEIADAHRTAQVALCVSEDSRADVDRLVERAGAAGAEMDPGPKQEMGEMMYGRSFADLDGHHWEVMWMDPAAAAQGAQSFEAA is encoded by the coding sequence ATGGCCCGAATGATTTTCATCAATCTCCCGGTGGCCGATGTCGCCAAGGCCACCGCCTTTTACGAAGCGATCGGTCTCACGAAGAACCCCGCCTTTTCCAACGATGTCGCAAGCGCGATGGTGTGGAGCGACATCATCCACGTCATGCTCCTCTCGCGCGACTTCTTCGCGACCTTCACGCCCAAGGAGATCGCCGATGCGCACCGCACCGCGCAGGTCGCCTTGTGCGTGTCGGAGGACAGCCGCGCGGATGTCGATCGGCTGGTCGAGCGGGCCGGCGCGGCCGGGGCCGAGATGGACCCGGGGCCCAAGCAGGAAATGGGCGAGATGATGTACGGCCGTAGCTTCGCCGATCTCGATGGCCATCATTGGGAAGTGATGTGGATGGACCCGGCCGCCGCCGCACAGGGCGCCCAGTCGTTCGAGGCGGCCTGA
- the cobT gene encoding cobaltochelatase subunit CobT gives MTETTPLDRFRGVLAGTARAIARDPEVEVAFASESGAQGGRVARVVSPGPGLAPKLVAEARGAADAVALRLRHHDAKLHGSNSPAEPEARAVFDALEGARVEAIGSRAMAGVRDNLAELAEARVRSDAITRARTAEEVPLATALGLLARQRLTGAPPPESATRGLDLVREWIEDRAGNDLDALALALDDQNAFAALARKLLEDLELASAEDKPEEDPDEGGDDEAGEDQGEDEDDDQDQDAGQQGGEMEQRAEQEQSDEQDEDYEEQDSDNEDAEPGQEGDSNVAARPNRRPNEPELAGDYRPFTTRFDEVVEASDLTDEEELNRLRAYLDTQMGALSGVVTRLANRLQRRLMAQQARSWDFDQEEGLLDAARLARVIVSPRHSLSYKIERETEFKDTIVSLLIDNSGSMRGRPISIAAICADILARTLERCGVQTEVLGFTTRAWKGGQSREAWLGEGRPPAPGRLNDLRHIVYKRADEPYRHARKNLGLMMREGLLKENIDGEALLWAHSRLIARPEERRILMVISDGAPVDDSTASANGGAYLEKHLRQVIGWIESRSPVELAAIGIGHDVTRYYNRAVTIMDAEQLGGALVEQLAGLFDLNQ, from the coding sequence GTGACCGAGACCACGCCTCTCGACCGCTTTCGCGGCGTGCTGGCCGGCACGGCGCGGGCGATCGCGCGCGATCCCGAGGTGGAGGTCGCCTTCGCCTCCGAAAGCGGGGCGCAGGGCGGCCGGGTGGCGCGCGTCGTCTCGCCGGGGCCCGGCCTCGCGCCCAAGCTGGTGGCCGAAGCGCGCGGCGCGGCCGATGCGGTGGCGCTTCGCCTGCGGCATCATGATGCGAAGCTGCACGGCAGCAATTCGCCCGCCGAGCCCGAGGCGCGCGCAGTGTTCGATGCGCTCGAAGGCGCCCGCGTCGAGGCGATCGGCAGCAGGGCGATGGCCGGTGTACGCGACAATCTGGCCGAACTAGCCGAAGCGCGGGTGCGCAGCGACGCCATCACCCGCGCCCGCACCGCCGAAGAAGTGCCGCTGGCGACCGCGCTCGGCCTCTTGGCACGCCAGCGGCTGACCGGGGCGCCGCCGCCGGAGTCGGCGACGCGCGGTCTCGACCTCGTGCGCGAATGGATCGAGGACAGGGCCGGCAACGACCTCGATGCGCTGGCGCTCGCGCTCGACGACCAGAACGCCTTTGCCGCGCTTGCCCGCAAATTGCTCGAAGATCTCGAGCTCGCTTCGGCCGAGGACAAGCCTGAGGAAGATCCGGACGAGGGCGGCGACGACGAGGCCGGCGAGGATCAGGGTGAAGACGAGGACGACGACCAGGATCAGGACGCCGGGCAGCAGGGCGGCGAGATGGAGCAGCGCGCCGAGCAGGAACAGTCGGACGAGCAGGACGAGGATTACGAAGAACAGGACAGCGACAACGAGGATGCCGAGCCGGGGCAGGAAGGCGACAGCAATGTCGCCGCGCGCCCGAACCGCCGTCCGAACGAGCCCGAGCTGGCCGGTGACTATCGCCCCTTCACCACCCGCTTCGACGAGGTGGTGGAGGCGTCCGACCTTACCGACGAGGAGGAGCTCAATCGCCTCCGCGCCTATCTCGACACGCAGATGGGCGCGCTTTCCGGCGTCGTCACGCGGCTCGCCAACCGCTTGCAGCGGCGGCTGATGGCGCAGCAGGCGCGCTCGTGGGATTTCGATCAGGAAGAAGGGCTGCTGGATGCCGCCCGGCTGGCGCGGGTGATCGTGTCGCCCCGCCATTCGCTGAGCTACAAGATCGAGCGCGAGACCGAGTTCAAGGATACGATCGTCAGTCTGCTGATCGACAATTCGGGCTCGATGCGCGGACGGCCGATCTCGATCGCCGCCATCTGTGCCGACATTCTCGCCCGCACGCTCGAACGCTGCGGGGTGCAGACCGAAGTGCTGGGCTTCACCACCCGCGCGTGGAAGGGCGGGCAGAGCCGTGAGGCGTGGCTCGGCGAAGGCCGCCCGCCCGCGCCCGGCCGCCTCAACGACCTGCGCCACATCGTCTACAAGCGCGCCGACGAACCCTATCGCCACGCCCGCAAGAACCTCGGGCTGATGATGCGCGAGGGGCTGCTGAAGGAGAATATCGACGGCGAGGCGCTGCTGTGGGCGCATTCGCGGCTGATCGCGCGGCCCGAGGAACGGCGCATCCTGATGGTGATCAGCGACGGCGCGCCGGTCGACGATTCGACCGCCAGCGCCAATGGCGGCGCTTATCTCGAAAAGCATCTGCGGCAGGTGATCGGCTGGATCGAATCGCGCTCGCCGGTCGAGCTGGCGGCGATCGGCATCGGTCACGATGTCACGCGCTACTACAATCGCGCGGTGACGATCATGGATGCAGAGCAGCTCGGCGGTGCTCTGGTGGAGCAGCTCGCCGGACTGTTCGATCTCAATCAGTGA
- a CDS encoding glutathione S-transferase family protein, whose translation MTKPIITAFDWVPDFAKGQVRDFRVRWALEEVGQPYEVRYLSQGEQKGPEHRARQPFGQVPTYEEDGLTLFESGAIVHHIATKWPGLMPADASGQALATEWMFAALNTVEPPISELAYVDIFEADKPWAKPRRPSVEERISSRLKDVAKRLGDQQWFAGDFLAGDLLMVSVLRIIEDDPLLAEHPTLVAYVKRGTDRPAFRRAIDAQMAGFTGSPPPGFAEWEAKLKAAACN comes from the coding sequence GTGACGAAACCGATCATTACCGCGTTCGACTGGGTACCCGACTTCGCCAAGGGCCAGGTCCGCGACTTCCGCGTCCGCTGGGCGCTGGAGGAAGTCGGCCAGCCCTACGAGGTCCGCTACCTTTCGCAGGGCGAGCAGAAGGGCCCGGAGCATCGCGCCCGCCAGCCCTTCGGCCAGGTTCCGACCTATGAGGAAGATGGGCTGACCTTGTTCGAATCGGGCGCGATCGTCCACCACATCGCGACCAAATGGCCGGGCCTGATGCCCGCCGACGCCTCCGGCCAGGCGCTGGCGACCGAATGGATGTTCGCCGCGCTGAATACGGTCGAGCCGCCGATCAGCGAGCTCGCTTATGTCGACATTTTCGAAGCCGACAAGCCGTGGGCCAAGCCGCGCCGACCTTCGGTCGAAGAGCGCATTTCCAGCCGTCTCAAGGATGTCGCGAAGCGGCTTGGCGACCAGCAGTGGTTCGCGGGCGACTTCTTGGCCGGCGACCTCCTGATGGTCTCGGTGCTGCGGATCATCGAGGACGATCCGCTGCTCGCCGAGCACCCGACCCTCGTCGCTTATGTGAAGCGCGGCACCGACCGCCCCGCCTTCCGCCGCGCCATCGACGCGCAAATGGCAGGCTTCACCGGCAGTCCGCCGCCCGGGTTCGCCGAATGGGAAGCCAAGCTCAAGGCGGCCGCCTGCAACTGA
- a CDS encoding dihydrofolate reductase family protein has product MRKIRGSLFASLDGVIQAPGGRSEDPTVGFEHGGWLPQFFDEDVGAAIDAVFGPSYDLLLGRRTYDIFAAYWPYVGGEATGIGEVFDKTGKDEGEVAAIQMGEDFTRAAKYVLTRGTPELGWSNSHRVGSMEELRAIKDSDGPDLVIQGSSTLYPALLAAGLLDSLTIMTFPVVLGRGKRWFGDDTPAKALKVVDTKVTRTGAVIATYEPAGELQHGWAGPQSTSAREEARQAAIRDGRW; this is encoded by the coding sequence ATGCGTAAGATTCGAGGCAGCCTGTTCGCCTCGCTCGACGGCGTGATCCAGGCGCCGGGCGGTCGGAGCGAAGACCCGACCGTCGGCTTCGAACATGGCGGCTGGCTGCCGCAATTCTTCGACGAGGATGTCGGCGCCGCGATCGATGCGGTGTTCGGCCCATCCTACGACCTGCTGCTCGGCCGGCGCACCTACGACATCTTCGCGGCTTACTGGCCTTATGTCGGAGGTGAGGCGACCGGCATCGGCGAGGTGTTCGACAAGACCGGCAAGGACGAGGGCGAAGTCGCCGCGATTCAGATGGGCGAGGACTTCACTCGCGCCGCCAAATATGTCCTGACTCGCGGCACGCCCGAGCTTGGCTGGTCCAACAGCCACCGCGTCGGCTCGATGGAGGAGTTGCGCGCGATCAAGGACAGCGACGGCCCCGATCTCGTCATTCAGGGCAGCAGCACGCTCTATCCCGCGCTGCTCGCCGCCGGATTGCTCGACAGCCTCACGATCATGACCTTCCCGGTCGTGCTGGGCCGCGGCAAGCGCTGGTTCGGCGACGACACGCCCGCCAAGGCGCTGAAGGTGGTCGACACCAAGGTCACCCGCACCGGCGCGGTGATCGCGACTTACGAGCCAGCGGGCGAGCTCCAGCATGGC